A part of Salvelinus alpinus chromosome 23, SLU_Salpinus.1, whole genome shotgun sequence genomic DNA contains:
- the LOC139550494 gene encoding histone-binding protein N1/N2-like isoform X1 yields MVMEEANKLIGTGKRHLVMGDVVSAVNYLQEACGMLAKSYGDTADECGEAFFLCGKALLELARMENGVLGNALTGVPEEEEEEKPKDSNIESTDNVDEKTRDELRVQVYDAMAEEKNGEKADSDKNTVEETRGGEEGQTVNGHVNGSDTTNDKEKVTGEKGDKAETKESSDNPEEEDGDVEDGEEKEDIPEDSDDEEVGNLQLAWEMLEVAKVIYKRKEGKEDQLLAAQAHLNLGEVAAESGNYSQAVDDFQECLSLQLKHLSSDSRLLAETHYQLGLTLCSDCQYSQAIEHFNHSARVIKSRLAKLQEVLEKAEGPEVAPEERKEMEELKALLPEIQEKVEDATVGQKMAATVAAEAVMQETLAGGSAFPTPSRSSQNGGASASIIQVRSTYGNAPTKSPASDISHLVRKKRKPGDSPIKENDSKKVKQETQVNSNRDNGVKDKMEFERLPWPCWANCAPPYGTPNHSQL; encoded by the exons ATGGTCATGGAGGAGGCAAACAAACTCATTGGCACAGGGAAGAGACACCTCGTCATGGGGGACGTGGTATCAGCGGTCAACTACCTTCAAGAAGCCTGCGGGATGTT AGCCAAAAGTTATGGTGACACAGCAGATGAGTGTGGGGAGGCTTTCTTCCTGTGTGGTAAAGCTCTCTTGGAGCTTGCCAG GATGGAGAATGGCGTCTTGGGGAACGCTCTGACAGGTGTtccagaagaagaggaagaggagaagcccAAAGACTCCAACATTGAAAGCACAGACAATGTTGATG AGAAGACCAGGGATGAGCTCAGAGTTCAGGTCTATGATGCCATGGCAGAAGAGAAGAACGGCGAGAAGGCAGATTCAGATAAGAACACAGtggaggagactagaggaggCGAGGAGGGACAGACTGTGAACGGCCATGTTAACGGTTCTGACACCACGAACGACAAGGAGAAAGTTACCGGAGAGAAGGGTGACAAAGCTGAGACTAAAGAGTCATCAGACaacccagaagaggaggatggag ATGTTGAGGATGGGGAAGAAAAG GAGGACATACCGGAGGACAGTGATGATGAGGAAGTGGGCAACCTGCAGTTAGCCTGGGAGATGCTGGAGGTGGCGAAGGTCATCTACAAAAG GAAAGAGGGTAAGGAGGACCAGCTCCTGGCAGCCCAGGCCCATCTGAATCTGGGAGAAGTAGCGGCTGAATCAG GCAATTACAGCCAGGCGGTGGATGACTTCCAGGAGTGCCTGTCCCTGCAGCTGAAGCACCTGTCCTCAGACAGCCGCCTGCTGGCTGAGACTCACTACCAGTTGGGCCTCACCCTCTGCTCTGACTGCCAGTACAGCCAGGCCATCGAACACTTCAACCACTCTGCTAGGGTTATCAAGAGCAGACTAG CCAAGCTCCAGGAGGTGCTGGAGAAGGCAGAGGGGCCAGAGGTGGCCcctgaggagagaaaggagatggAGGAGCTGAAGGCTCTGCTGCCAGAGATCCAGGAGAAGGTTGAGGACGCCACCGTGGGACAGAAAATGGCTGCGACTGTTGCAGCAGAGGCTGTGATGCAGGAGACACTG GCAGGTGGTTCAGCGTTTCCAACTCCGAGTAGAAGTTCTCAAAACGGAGGGGCGTCTGCATCTATA ATTCAGGTCAGATCCACATATGGAAACGCCCCCACAAAGTCTCCAGCCTCTGACATCTCACACCTGGTCAGAAAAAAG AGGAAACCAGGAGACAGCCCAATAAAGGAGAACGACTCTAAAAAGGTTAAACAGGAGACTCAAGTTAACAGCAACAGAGACAACGGTGTCAAAGACAAAATGGAGTTTGAACG cctaccctggccatgctgggccaattgtgcaccgccctatgggactcccaatcacagccagttgtga
- the LOC139550494 gene encoding histone-binding protein N1/N2-like isoform X2 — MVMEEANKLIGTGKRHLVMGDVVSAVNYLQEACGMLAKSYGDTADECGEAFFLCGKALLELARMENGVLGNALTGVPEEEEEEKPKDSNIESTDNVDEKTRDELRVQVYDAMAEEKNGEKADSDKNTVEETRGGEEGQTVNGHVNGSDTTNDKEKVTGEKGDKAETKESSDNPEEEDGDVEDGEEKEDIPEDSDDEEVGNLQLAWEMLEVAKVIYKRKEGKEDQLLAAQAHLNLGEVAAESGNYSQAVDDFQECLSLQLKHLSSDSRLLAETHYQLGLTLCSDCQYSQAIEHFNHSARVIKSRLAKLQEVLEKAEGPEVAPEERKEMEELKALLPEIQEKVEDATVGQKMAATVAAEAVMQETLAGGSAFPTPSRSSQNGGASASIIQVRSTYGNAPTKSPASDISHLVRKKRKPGDSPIKENDSKKVKQETQVNSNRDNGVKDKMEFERQ, encoded by the exons ATGGTCATGGAGGAGGCAAACAAACTCATTGGCACAGGGAAGAGACACCTCGTCATGGGGGACGTGGTATCAGCGGTCAACTACCTTCAAGAAGCCTGCGGGATGTT AGCCAAAAGTTATGGTGACACAGCAGATGAGTGTGGGGAGGCTTTCTTCCTGTGTGGTAAAGCTCTCTTGGAGCTTGCCAG GATGGAGAATGGCGTCTTGGGGAACGCTCTGACAGGTGTtccagaagaagaggaagaggagaagcccAAAGACTCCAACATTGAAAGCACAGACAATGTTGATG AGAAGACCAGGGATGAGCTCAGAGTTCAGGTCTATGATGCCATGGCAGAAGAGAAGAACGGCGAGAAGGCAGATTCAGATAAGAACACAGtggaggagactagaggaggCGAGGAGGGACAGACTGTGAACGGCCATGTTAACGGTTCTGACACCACGAACGACAAGGAGAAAGTTACCGGAGAGAAGGGTGACAAAGCTGAGACTAAAGAGTCATCAGACaacccagaagaggaggatggag ATGTTGAGGATGGGGAAGAAAAG GAGGACATACCGGAGGACAGTGATGATGAGGAAGTGGGCAACCTGCAGTTAGCCTGGGAGATGCTGGAGGTGGCGAAGGTCATCTACAAAAG GAAAGAGGGTAAGGAGGACCAGCTCCTGGCAGCCCAGGCCCATCTGAATCTGGGAGAAGTAGCGGCTGAATCAG GCAATTACAGCCAGGCGGTGGATGACTTCCAGGAGTGCCTGTCCCTGCAGCTGAAGCACCTGTCCTCAGACAGCCGCCTGCTGGCTGAGACTCACTACCAGTTGGGCCTCACCCTCTGCTCTGACTGCCAGTACAGCCAGGCCATCGAACACTTCAACCACTCTGCTAGGGTTATCAAGAGCAGACTAG CCAAGCTCCAGGAGGTGCTGGAGAAGGCAGAGGGGCCAGAGGTGGCCcctgaggagagaaaggagatggAGGAGCTGAAGGCTCTGCTGCCAGAGATCCAGGAGAAGGTTGAGGACGCCACCGTGGGACAGAAAATGGCTGCGACTGTTGCAGCAGAGGCTGTGATGCAGGAGACACTG GCAGGTGGTTCAGCGTTTCCAACTCCGAGTAGAAGTTCTCAAAACGGAGGGGCGTCTGCATCTATA ATTCAGGTCAGATCCACATATGGAAACGCCCCCACAAAGTCTCCAGCCTCTGACATCTCACACCTGGTCAGAAAAAAG AGGAAACCAGGAGACAGCCCAATAAAGGAGAACGACTCTAAAAAGGTTAAACAGGAGACTCAAGTTAACAGCAACAGAGACAACGGTGTCAAAGACAAAATGGAGTTTGAACG CCAGTGA
- the LOC139550493 gene encoding vasculin-like protein 1 isoform X1 produces the protein MAQHDFVPAWLNFSTPQPAKSPAASLEKHGNPHHHRNSRAAVSRRRHNSSDGFFNNGPLHAPAGDGWQQPSLLLRHDSVDSGVAKGGHGGLAGGSCWKEAHPTWHGAPRAAQDRHHHPGRQPKRHGTGGGDRQGGHRQRNGNFHPRKSAPGTLYQDKFPNDEHSREDNLKFVEEDFPSLNPETTGKPGNQMRPVAPHAGVWENPPSGKQMVSKMLVIKKVSKEDPGCTAFSTGFASSGAPPINGSKALPTIASSTHSVYKNLVPKSAMVPTKPPQWKPSGRDSTKPGLHLSGRDSVFTSPVSAAKPSAPATQLHSHNTPRERPFSTTPPIDIASSSRLKLMRRGPDRKSDFLRTLKDEVTGDLTSSSSPGTPGEVHNTPRKCTIGTQRPSKTTSKMLHSNQLKGKSSTPEPKAYSQGVCNENGLSHSLSDSDTDHLSSSLEAEHRLLKAMGWQEYPENDDSFLPLTQEELREFQTKTEHLKRNGIIPLHFTHWRCVAKAHLQKDEGSESETSSQTSDDDDVNLTKWL, from the exons ATGGCGCAGCATGACTTTGTTCCTGCCTGGCTTAACTTCTCCACGCCCCAGCCTGCCAAG TCCCCTGCAGCCAGCCTAGAGAAGCATGGCAACCCCCATCACCACCGGAACAGCCGTGCTGCCGTGAGCCGCCGCCGACACAACTCCTCCGATGGCTTCTTTAACAACGGGCCCCTGCATGCCCCCGCAG gtgaTGGGTGGCAGcagccctctctcctcctgaGACATGACTCTGTGGACTCTGGGGTGGCGAAGGGGGGGCATGGTGGTCTAGCGGGGGGGTCCTGCTGGAAGGAGGCTCATCCCACCTGGCACGGGGCGCCACGGGCGGCACAGGACAGGCACCACCACCCGGGGCGCCAACCCAAACGCCATGGGACGGGAGGAGGGGACAGGCAGGGGGGACACCGGCAGCGCAACGGCAACTTCCATCCCCGCAAGAGCGCCCCTGGGACCCTCTACCAGGACAAGTTCCCCAATGATGAACACAGCAGGGAGGACAATCTGAAGTTTGTGGAAGAGGACTTT CCCTCCCTTAACCCTGAAACAACTGGAAAGCCTGGGAACCAGATGAGGCCAGTGGCTCCTCACGCTGGAGTATGGG AGAACCCGCCTAGTGGCAAACAGATGGTGTCTAAGATGCTGGTGATCAAGAAGGTTTCCAAGGAGGACCCAGGATGCACTGCGTTCTCTACTGGCTTCGCCAGCTCCGGAGCCCCGCCCATCAATGGCAGCAAAGCCCTGCCCACCATTGCTAGCTCTACCCACTCAGTCTATAAGAACCTGGTGCCCAAGTCTGCCATGGTGCCCACCAAGCCCCCTCAGTGGAAGCCGAGTGGGAGAGACTCCACCAAGCCTGGCCTCCACCTGTCAGGACGGGACTCTGTCTTCACCAGCCCTGTGTCTGCAGCCAAACCCTCCGCCCCCGCCACCCAGCTACATAGCCACAACACCCCCAGAGAG CGTCCTTTCAGTACGACTCCTCCCATAGATATCGCCTCTTCGTCACGGCTGAAGCTGATGCGGCGCGGACCAGACCGGAAGAGTGACTTCCTGCGGACGCTGAAGGACGAGGTCACCGGTGACCTCACCTCCAGCAGCAGccctgggacacctggagagGTACATAACACCCCTAGAAAATGTACAATTGGGACGCAAAGGCCCTCCAAAACAACATCCAAAATGTTACATTCGAACCAATTGAAG GGCAAGAGCAGCACCCCAGAGCCCAAAGCCTACAGCCAGGGAGTCTGCAATGAGAACGGCCTGTCTCACTCCCTCAGCGACTCAGACACTGATCACTTGTCTAGCTCACTGGAGGCAGAACACCG GTTACTGAAGGCCATGGGCTGGCAGGAATACCCAGAAAACGATGACAGCTTCCTGCCCCTGACTCAGGAAGAGCTCAGAGAGTTCCAGACTAAAACTGAACAT CTGAAGAGGAATGGGATCATCCCCCTCCACTTCACCCACTGGAGGTGTGTGGCCAAGGCCCACTTACAAAAGGACGAGGGCTCCGAGTCTGAAACCAGCAGCCAGACCTCAGACGACGATGATGTCAACCTGACGAAGTGGCTTTAA
- the LOC139550493 gene encoding vasculin-like protein 1 isoform X2 produces MAQHDFVPAWLNFSTPQPAKSPAASLEKHGNPHHHRNSRAAVSRRRHNSSDGFFNNGPLHAPAGDGWQQPSLLLRHDSVDSGVAKGGHGGLAGGSCWKEAHPTWHGAPRAAQDRHHHPGRQPKRHGTGGGDRQGGHRQRNGNFHPRKSAPGTLYQDKFPNDEHSREDNLKFVEEDFPSLNPETTGKPGNQMRPVAPHAGVWENPPSGKQMVSKMLVIKKVSKEDPGCTAFSTGFASSGAPPINGSKALPTIASSTHSVYKNLVPKSAMVPTKPPQWKPSGRDSTKPGLHLSGRDSVFTSPVSAAKPSAPATQLHSHNTPRERPFSTTPPIDIASSSRLKLMRRGPDRKSDFLRTLKDEVTGDLTSSSSPGTPGEGKSSTPEPKAYSQGVCNENGLSHSLSDSDTDHLSSSLEAEHRLLKAMGWQEYPENDDSFLPLTQEELREFQTKTEHLKRNGIIPLHFTHWRCVAKAHLQKDEGSESETSSQTSDDDDVNLTKWL; encoded by the exons ATGGCGCAGCATGACTTTGTTCCTGCCTGGCTTAACTTCTCCACGCCCCAGCCTGCCAAG TCCCCTGCAGCCAGCCTAGAGAAGCATGGCAACCCCCATCACCACCGGAACAGCCGTGCTGCCGTGAGCCGCCGCCGACACAACTCCTCCGATGGCTTCTTTAACAACGGGCCCCTGCATGCCCCCGCAG gtgaTGGGTGGCAGcagccctctctcctcctgaGACATGACTCTGTGGACTCTGGGGTGGCGAAGGGGGGGCATGGTGGTCTAGCGGGGGGGTCCTGCTGGAAGGAGGCTCATCCCACCTGGCACGGGGCGCCACGGGCGGCACAGGACAGGCACCACCACCCGGGGCGCCAACCCAAACGCCATGGGACGGGAGGAGGGGACAGGCAGGGGGGACACCGGCAGCGCAACGGCAACTTCCATCCCCGCAAGAGCGCCCCTGGGACCCTCTACCAGGACAAGTTCCCCAATGATGAACACAGCAGGGAGGACAATCTGAAGTTTGTGGAAGAGGACTTT CCCTCCCTTAACCCTGAAACAACTGGAAAGCCTGGGAACCAGATGAGGCCAGTGGCTCCTCACGCTGGAGTATGGG AGAACCCGCCTAGTGGCAAACAGATGGTGTCTAAGATGCTGGTGATCAAGAAGGTTTCCAAGGAGGACCCAGGATGCACTGCGTTCTCTACTGGCTTCGCCAGCTCCGGAGCCCCGCCCATCAATGGCAGCAAAGCCCTGCCCACCATTGCTAGCTCTACCCACTCAGTCTATAAGAACCTGGTGCCCAAGTCTGCCATGGTGCCCACCAAGCCCCCTCAGTGGAAGCCGAGTGGGAGAGACTCCACCAAGCCTGGCCTCCACCTGTCAGGACGGGACTCTGTCTTCACCAGCCCTGTGTCTGCAGCCAAACCCTCCGCCCCCGCCACCCAGCTACATAGCCACAACACCCCCAGAGAG CGTCCTTTCAGTACGACTCCTCCCATAGATATCGCCTCTTCGTCACGGCTGAAGCTGATGCGGCGCGGACCAGACCGGAAGAGTGACTTCCTGCGGACGCTGAAGGACGAGGTCACCGGTGACCTCACCTCCAGCAGCAGccctgggacacctggagag GGCAAGAGCAGCACCCCAGAGCCCAAAGCCTACAGCCAGGGAGTCTGCAATGAGAACGGCCTGTCTCACTCCCTCAGCGACTCAGACACTGATCACTTGTCTAGCTCACTGGAGGCAGAACACCG GTTACTGAAGGCCATGGGCTGGCAGGAATACCCAGAAAACGATGACAGCTTCCTGCCCCTGACTCAGGAAGAGCTCAGAGAGTTCCAGACTAAAACTGAACAT CTGAAGAGGAATGGGATCATCCCCCTCCACTTCACCCACTGGAGGTGTGTGGCCAAGGCCCACTTACAAAAGGACGAGGGCTCCGAGTCTGAAACCAGCAGCCAGACCTCAGACGACGATGATGTCAACCTGACGAAGTGGCTTTAA
- the LOC139550493 gene encoding vasculin-like protein 1 isoform X3, translating into MAQHDFVPAWLNFSTPQPAKSPAASLEKHGNPHHHRNSRAAVSRRRHNSSDGFFNNGPLHAPAGDGWQQPSLLLRHDSVDSGVAKGGHGGLAGGSCWKEAHPTWHGAPRAAQDRHHHPGRQPKRHGTGGGDRQGGHRQRNGNFHPRKSAPGTLYQDKFPNDEHSREDNLKFVEEDFPSLNPETTGKPGNQMRPVAPHAGVWENPPSGKQMVSKMLVIKKVSKEDPGCTAFSTGFASSGAPPINGSKALPTIASSTHSVYKNLVPKSAMVPTKPPQWKPSGRDSTKPGLHLSGRDSVFTSPVSAAKPSAPATQLHSHNTPRERPFSTTPPIDIASSSRLKLMRRGPDRKSDFLRTLKDEVTGDLTSSSSPGTPGEVHNTPRKCTIGTQRPSKTTSKMLHSNQLKGKSSTPEPKAYSQGVCNENGLSHSLSDSDTDHLSSSLEAEHRLLKAMGWQEYPENDDSFLPLTQEELREFQTKTEHVLVLPS; encoded by the exons ATGGCGCAGCATGACTTTGTTCCTGCCTGGCTTAACTTCTCCACGCCCCAGCCTGCCAAG TCCCCTGCAGCCAGCCTAGAGAAGCATGGCAACCCCCATCACCACCGGAACAGCCGTGCTGCCGTGAGCCGCCGCCGACACAACTCCTCCGATGGCTTCTTTAACAACGGGCCCCTGCATGCCCCCGCAG gtgaTGGGTGGCAGcagccctctctcctcctgaGACATGACTCTGTGGACTCTGGGGTGGCGAAGGGGGGGCATGGTGGTCTAGCGGGGGGGTCCTGCTGGAAGGAGGCTCATCCCACCTGGCACGGGGCGCCACGGGCGGCACAGGACAGGCACCACCACCCGGGGCGCCAACCCAAACGCCATGGGACGGGAGGAGGGGACAGGCAGGGGGGACACCGGCAGCGCAACGGCAACTTCCATCCCCGCAAGAGCGCCCCTGGGACCCTCTACCAGGACAAGTTCCCCAATGATGAACACAGCAGGGAGGACAATCTGAAGTTTGTGGAAGAGGACTTT CCCTCCCTTAACCCTGAAACAACTGGAAAGCCTGGGAACCAGATGAGGCCAGTGGCTCCTCACGCTGGAGTATGGG AGAACCCGCCTAGTGGCAAACAGATGGTGTCTAAGATGCTGGTGATCAAGAAGGTTTCCAAGGAGGACCCAGGATGCACTGCGTTCTCTACTGGCTTCGCCAGCTCCGGAGCCCCGCCCATCAATGGCAGCAAAGCCCTGCCCACCATTGCTAGCTCTACCCACTCAGTCTATAAGAACCTGGTGCCCAAGTCTGCCATGGTGCCCACCAAGCCCCCTCAGTGGAAGCCGAGTGGGAGAGACTCCACCAAGCCTGGCCTCCACCTGTCAGGACGGGACTCTGTCTTCACCAGCCCTGTGTCTGCAGCCAAACCCTCCGCCCCCGCCACCCAGCTACATAGCCACAACACCCCCAGAGAG CGTCCTTTCAGTACGACTCCTCCCATAGATATCGCCTCTTCGTCACGGCTGAAGCTGATGCGGCGCGGACCAGACCGGAAGAGTGACTTCCTGCGGACGCTGAAGGACGAGGTCACCGGTGACCTCACCTCCAGCAGCAGccctgggacacctggagagGTACATAACACCCCTAGAAAATGTACAATTGGGACGCAAAGGCCCTCCAAAACAACATCCAAAATGTTACATTCGAACCAATTGAAG GGCAAGAGCAGCACCCCAGAGCCCAAAGCCTACAGCCAGGGAGTCTGCAATGAGAACGGCCTGTCTCACTCCCTCAGCGACTCAGACACTGATCACTTGTCTAGCTCACTGGAGGCAGAACACCG GTTACTGAAGGCCATGGGCTGGCAGGAATACCCAGAAAACGATGACAGCTTCCTGCCCCTGACTCAGGAAGAGCTCAGAGAGTTCCAGACTAAAACTGAACAT GTTCTTGTTCTTCCTAGCTGA